From a single Calothrix sp. NIES-2098 genomic region:
- the rpsD gene encoding 30S ribosomal protein S4, translating into MSRYRGPRLRIVRRLGDLPGLTRKSARRAYPPGQHGQNRKKRSEYAIRLEEKQKLRLNYGLTEKQLLRYVRKARRVTGSTGQALLQLLEMRLDNTVFRLGLAPTIPAARQLVNHGHITVNGRVVNIASYQCRPGEVIAVKDKEASRKLVETNLQYPGLANLPSHLEFDKNKLVGKVNGIIEREWVALQVNELLVVEYYSRQA; encoded by the coding sequence ATGTCCCGATATAGAGGGCCTCGCCTCAGAATTGTACGTCGCTTGGGCGACTTACCAGGATTAACTCGTAAAAGCGCTAGACGCGCTTATCCACCTGGTCAGCATGGTCAGAACCGTAAAAAGCGTTCTGAGTATGCTATCCGTCTGGAAGAAAAGCAAAAGCTGCGCTTAAACTACGGTTTGACCGAAAAGCAACTGCTACGCTATGTCCGTAAAGCCAGACGTGTTACTGGTTCTACCGGACAAGCGCTGTTGCAATTACTGGAAATGCGCCTGGATAATACAGTTTTCCGCTTGGGTTTAGCTCCGACTATTCCCGCAGCGCGTCAACTCGTCAATCACGGTCATATCACTGTGAATGGACGTGTAGTTAATATTGCTAGCTATCAGTGCCGTCCTGGTGAAGTCATCGCTGTCAAGGATAAAGAAGCATCGCGGAAGTTGGTAGAAACCAACCTCCAATATCCTGGACTAGCTAACCTTCCCAGCCATCTGGAATTTGACAAAAACAAGCTGGTTGGTAAAGTCAACGGTATTATTGAGCGAGAATGGGTGGCTCTACAAGTTAACGAACTGCTCGTGGTGGAATACTACTCACGACAAGCGTAA
- a CDS encoding molybdenum cofactor biosynthesis protein A codes for MPEGAEIDYILKQQLLTDEELLVLIQEVFIPVGFTRFRLTGGEPLLRPHVVELVKAIASFPQTQDLSMTTNGFLLAPIAQNLYDAGLRRINISLDSLEPEVFDQIIGNRGRGKWQQVWDGIQAAYRVGFDPLKLNVVVIPGVNDGEVLDLAALTLDRNWHIRFIEFMPIGNGELFGDRGWVSSAQLRQQIRDRWGLTDAQVRGAGPADVFQIPGAKGTLGFISQMSECFCDRCNRMRLSADGWLRPCLLNETGQIDLKTALRAGISTAQLQEQVRNLLMMKPEINFKQRESGTAGTYTRTMSQIGG; via the coding sequence ACAGATGAGGAACTGCTCGTCCTCATTCAAGAGGTATTTATCCCTGTAGGTTTTACTCGGTTTCGTTTGACTGGTGGGGAACCTTTACTGCGTCCTCATGTGGTGGAATTAGTCAAAGCGATCGCATCTTTTCCCCAAACCCAAGACTTGTCCATGACAACCAACGGCTTTTTATTAGCTCCCATCGCCCAAAATCTCTACGATGCTGGGTTGCGGCGCATCAATATTAGCCTAGACTCTCTGGAACCAGAAGTATTCGATCAAATTATCGGCAATCGCGGCCGTGGAAAGTGGCAACAAGTATGGGATGGGATTCAAGCTGCTTATCGCGTCGGCTTCGACCCCCTGAAGCTGAATGTAGTGGTAATTCCTGGGGTTAACGATGGTGAAGTGCTAGATTTAGCTGCTCTCACTCTTGACCGCAACTGGCACATCCGGTTTATTGAATTTATGCCGATTGGTAACGGCGAATTATTTGGCGATCGCGGTTGGGTTTCTTCCGCACAATTACGTCAACAAATCCGCGATCGCTGGGGGTTGACAGATGCTCAAGTTCGTGGTGCTGGGCCTGCTGATGTATTTCAGATTCCTGGTGCGAAGGGAACATTAGGATTTATCAGTCAGATGTCCGAGTGTTTTTGCGATCGCTGTAACCGGATGCGTTTAAGCGCCGATGGTTGGCTGCGTCCTTGCTTATTGAATGAAACTGGTCAAATTGATTTAAAAACTGCTCTCCGGGCTGGTATCAGCACCGCACAATTACAAGAGCAAGTGAGAAATTTGTTGATGATGAAGCCAGAAATTAACTTTAAACAACGCGAATCTGGCACTGCGGGTACTTATACCCGAACTATGTCGCAAATTGGCGGGTAG
- a CDS encoding heterocyst differentiation control protein, whose protein sequence is MSNDIDLIKRLGPSAMDQIMLYLAFSAMRTSGHRHGAFLDAAATAAKCAIYMTYLEQGQNLRMTGHLHHLEPKRVKIIVEEVRQALTEGKLLKMLGSQEPRYLIQLPYVWMEKYPWRPGKSRIPGTSLTSEEKRQIEQKLPSNLPDAQLITSFEFLELIEFLHKRSQEDLPTEHQMPLSEALAEHIKRRVLYSGTVTRIDSPWGMPFYALTRPFYAPADDQERTYIMVEDTARYFRLMKDWAERRPNSMRALEELDIPPERFEQAMEELDEVLRAWADRYHQEGGIPMILQLVFGKKED, encoded by the coding sequence ATGAGTAACGACATAGATCTGATCAAACGTCTCGGCCCCAGTGCGATGGATCAGATCATGCTTTATCTGGCTTTTAGTGCCATGCGGACGAGTGGGCACAGGCATGGGGCATTCTTAGATGCAGCAGCTACGGCTGCCAAATGTGCAATTTACATGACCTATCTAGAGCAGGGGCAAAACTTGCGAATGACAGGTCATTTGCACCACTTGGAGCCGAAGCGGGTCAAAATCATTGTAGAAGAGGTCAGACAAGCCCTGACTGAAGGTAAATTGCTGAAAATGCTGGGTTCTCAGGAGCCTCGCTATCTGATTCAATTGCCTTATGTTTGGATGGAAAAATATCCTTGGCGTCCAGGGAAATCGCGCATTCCTGGCACAAGTCTGACAAGCGAAGAAAAAAGGCAAATTGAACAGAAACTACCTAGTAATCTGCCGGATGCCCAGTTAATTACCTCTTTTGAGTTTTTAGAGTTAATTGAATTTTTGCACAAGCGATCGCAGGAGGATCTGCCGACTGAACATCAGATGCCCTTGAGTGAAGCTTTAGCGGAGCATATCAAGCGCCGTGTGCTCTACTCTGGTACGGTGACACGCATTGATTCTCCTTGGGGTATGCCTTTCTACGCGCTTACCCGTCCTTTCTATGCGCCAGCAGACGACCAAGAGCGCACCTATATCATGGTCGAAGATACAGCTCGGTATTTCCGACTCATGAAAGATTGGGCAGAACGGCGGCCAAATTCCATGCGAGCCTTAGAAGAACTGGATATTCCTCCAGAACGCTTTGAGCAGGCAATGGAAGAGTTGGATGAAGTACTCCGTGCTTGGGCAGATAGATATCACCAAGAAGGTGGTATCCCCATGATTTTACAGTTGGTATTTGGTAAAAAAGAAGACTGA